From a single Candidatus Thermoplasmatota archaeon genomic region:
- a CDS encoding SRPBCC family protein, protein MNTTQQTQVSKTGTTLRLQRVLKAPPERVYQAFLDPDALAKWIPPNGFTGHVHHLDARVGGTFRMSFSTINRSWTQYFGGRYLELRPHERIVHTDKFEGDVPGFPSDHEMKVTITFARVAGGTEVTIVQENLPPGPASEGAPEGWKQSIENLARLVEAELPF, encoded by the coding sequence ATGAACACGACCCAGCAGACCCAGGTGAGCAAGACCGGAACGACCCTGCGCCTCCAGCGCGTGCTCAAGGCGCCCCCCGAACGCGTCTACCAAGCCTTCCTCGACCCAGATGCGCTCGCGAAGTGGATCCCGCCCAACGGATTCACCGGCCACGTCCATCACCTCGACGCGCGCGTGGGCGGAACGTTCCGCATGAGCTTTTCCACGATCAACCGGAGCTGGACGCAGTACTTCGGCGGCAGGTACCTCGAGCTCAGGCCGCACGAGCGCATCGTCCACACGGACAAGTTCGAAGGCGACGTCCCCGGTTTCCCGTCCGACCACGAGATGAAGGTCACGATCACGTTTGCGCGCGTGGCCGGCGGCACGGAGGTCACGATCGTGCAGGAGAATCTTCCGCCCGGACCCGCCTCCGAGGGCGCGCCGGAAGGCTGGAAGCAGAGCATCGAGAACCTCGCGCGGCTCGTCGAGGCGGAGCTTCCGTTCTAG
- a CDS encoding metalloregulator ArsR/SmtB family transcription factor produces MVKGRDAQLDAVFAALAHPIRRAMLERLAEGDCAVGDLAKPHDVSLPAISKHLRILEDAGLLTQTPDGRVRRCSLAPKPLSAAFSWIVQYRILWEERLDALARHLQGENPR; encoded by the coding sequence GTCTTCGCCGCGCTTGCCCACCCGATCCGGCGCGCCATGCTGGAGCGCCTGGCGGAGGGCGACTGCGCGGTCGGGGATCTCGCCAAGCCGCACGACGTGAGCCTTCCGGCCATCTCCAAGCACCTCCGGATCCTGGAGGACGCGGGGCTCCTGACGCAGACGCCCGACGGTCGCGTGCGCCGCTGCTCGCTTGCGCCCAAGCCCCTTTCCGCGGCGTTCTCGTGGATCGTCCAGTACCGGATCCTGTGGGAGGAGCGCCTGGACGCCCTGGCCCGCCATCTCCAAGGAGAGAACCCCCGATGA